One Xenopus tropicalis strain Nigerian chromosome 8, UCB_Xtro_10.0, whole genome shotgun sequence genomic window carries:
- the hddc3 gene encoding guanosine-3',5'-bis(diphosphate) 3'-pyrophosphohydrolase MESH1 isoform X1: protein MSRSSTYSCTNMSSDAALILEAANFAAEKHKQQRRKDPEKTPYINHPLGVARILSHEGGITDTAVLQAALLHDTVEDTNTTFEEIELHFGQDVRNIVEEVTDDKTLPKMERKRLQMEHAPHCSQKAKLVKLADKLYNLRDLKRCTPEGWSEQRVQEYFQWASEVVKGLRGTNSILEGKLDHMFMDQGIAV from the exons AT GTCCAGGTCTTCTACTTATAGCTGTACCAATATGAGTTCAGATGCTGCGCTTATTCTGGAAGCTGcaaattttgctgcagaaaagcacaaacaacagAGAAGAAAGGACCCTGAGAAAACCCCATATATAAACCACCCATTAG GAGTTGCAAGAATATTGTCTCATGAGGGTGGAATAACGGATACAGCAGTGCTCCAG GCAGCTCTCCTTCATGACACTGTAGAAGACACTAACACCACTTTTGAAGAAATTGAGTTGCATTTTGGACAAGATGTACGCAACATAGTAGAGGAAGTAACAGATGATAAGACTTTACCAAAGATGGAAAGAAAGAGACTGCAAATGGAGCATGCACCTCACTGCAGCCAAAAGGCCAAGTTAGTGAAACTAGCAGACAAGTTATACAACCTTCGAGACTTGAAGCGCTGCACACCAGAAG GCTGGTCAGAACAGAGAGTCCAAGAATATTTCCAGTGGGCATCTGAAGTGGTTAAAGGACTACGAGGAACAAATTCCATTCTGGAGGGAAAACTAGACCACATGTTTATGGATCAAGGCATTGCAGTTTAA
- the hddc3 gene encoding guanosine-3',5'-bis(diphosphate) 3'-pyrophosphohydrolase MESH1: MSSDAALILEAANFAAEKHKQQRRKDPEKTPYINHPLGVARILSHEGGITDTAVLQAALLHDTVEDTNTTFEEIELHFGQDVRNIVEEVTDDKTLPKMERKRLQMEHAPHCSQKAKLVKLADKLYNLRDLKRCTPEGWSEQRVQEYFQWASEVVKGLRGTNSILEGKLDHMFMDQGIAV, from the exons ATGAGTTCAGATGCTGCGCTTATTCTGGAAGCTGcaaattttgctgcagaaaagcacaaacaacagAGAAGAAAGGACCCTGAGAAAACCCCATATATAAACCACCCATTAG GAGTTGCAAGAATATTGTCTCATGAGGGTGGAATAACGGATACAGCAGTGCTCCAG GCAGCTCTCCTTCATGACACTGTAGAAGACACTAACACCACTTTTGAAGAAATTGAGTTGCATTTTGGACAAGATGTACGCAACATAGTAGAGGAAGTAACAGATGATAAGACTTTACCAAAGATGGAAAGAAAGAGACTGCAAATGGAGCATGCACCTCACTGCAGCCAAAAGGCCAAGTTAGTGAAACTAGCAGACAAGTTATACAACCTTCGAGACTTGAAGCGCTGCACACCAGAAG GCTGGTCAGAACAGAGAGTCCAAGAATATTTCCAGTGGGCATCTGAAGTGGTTAAAGGACTACGAGGAACAAATTCCATTCTGGAGGGAAAACTAGACCACATGTTTATGGATCAAGGCATTGCAGTTTAA
- the ngrn gene encoding neugrin, translating to MAALGVAVCRFRGACCSLVSSWCSSRRLVVTKKTFSSKTWGESDSETEMEEEESLSEITRKLKNQQKAILFQRMKRQMEPRGPPERRLTWNAIEEIRYLKQEFPDEWTVPRLAEGFNVSTDVIRRIIKSKLSPPERRKAKQDIKVSNVLIQPNKQSTKHLSQPTQTLLLGALNPAQALIPSGQNDKLKINTQTSDLVLSPGSLPASANRNSLLLRSENEMMQRNKANLQVCTKKAQVQTPKSAMYDVGPTSEEGSQAEQQHCVDDKQMELDEWDGQLLSDTDLEELSRSGIENKMKVIQRGREFFDSNGDFLYRI from the exons atGGCGGCTTTAGGGGTCGCCGTGTGTCGCTTTCGAGGAGCTTGCTGCTCTTTAGTTTCATCGTGGTGTAGTTCTCGGAGACTGGTAGTTaccaaaaaaactttttcttCCAAAACGTGGGGAGAATCTGACTCTGAGACGGAGATGGAGGAAGAGGAGTCGCTGAGTGAAATAACCCG AAAACTTAAAAATCAGCAGAAAGCAATTTTGTTTCAACGAATGAAAAGGCAAATGGAACCTCGTGGTCCACCAGAAAGAAGACTTACATGGAATGCAATAGAAGAAATCAG gTATTTGAAGCAAGAGTTCCCTGATGAGTGGACTGTGCCCAGGCTGGCTGAGGGGTTTAACGTCAGTACTGATGTTATAAGAAGAATTATAAAATCAAAGCTTTCTCCACCCGAGAGACGTAAAGCAAAACAGGATATAAAggtttcaaatgttttaatacaaCCAAATAAGCAATCGACAAAGCATCTGTCACAGCCCACCCAAACTCTCCTCCTAGGTGCTCTAAATCCTGCCCAAGCACTAATTCCCAGTGGACAAAATGATAAACTGAAAATCAACACACAAACCTCTGACCTTGTTCTTTCTCCAGGCTCCCTGCCTGCCTCTGCAAACCGTAACAGCTTATTGCTTAGATCAGAGAATGAAATGATGCAAAGAAACAAAGCAAATCTTCAAGTTTGCACCAAGAAGGCACAAGTTCAAACACCCAAGTCTGCCATGTATGATGTTGGTCCGACCTCAGAGGAAGGCAGCCAAGCAGAGCAGCAGCACTGTGTAGATGATAAGCAGATGGAGCTTGATGAATGGGATGGACAGTTGCTTAGTGACACTGACCTTGAGGAATTATCAAGAAGTGgaattgaaaacaaaatgaaagtcATACAGAGAGGCAGGGAGTTCTTTGACAGCAATGGTGATTTTCTTTACCGGATTTAA